Within the Nitrospira sp. genome, the region CACCACGTGCCCCGTTTTGCGGGCTGACTCGCAGAACCTTCCATAATCCAGCGGCGACAGCGTGAGGAGATCGATCACCTCCGATTCGATTCCGTCCTCTTGGTGGAGACGCTCGGCTGCCTCGAGTGTCCGTCGCACCATGGCGCCATAGGTAATGAGCGTGACGTCACCGCCTTCCCGCACCAGCCGAGACTCACCGAGGGGGATCGTTTCGGCCTCGTCCGGCACTTCCTCACGAAACGACCGATAATTGAGCTTCGGTTCGAAGAAGACGACCGGGTCCGGATCGCGAATGGCGCTGGCGAGCAGCGCTCTGGCGTTACGCGGCGTCGAGGGAATGACCATTTTCAGCCCCGGCGTGTGGGCGTAGTAGACCTCTCGGCTTTCGGAATGGTGTTCGAGCGCGCGCACTCCCCCACCGTAAGGCATCCGGACGACTACGGGGACTTGAAACCGTCCCTGCGAGCGCCAGCGCAGGCGCGCAGCATGATTCTCCAACTGGTGGAAGGCAAAATAGCTGAATCCGGAGAATTGCAGCTCGGCCACCGGCCTGAGCCCGGCGAGCGCCATGCCGATGGAAAAGCCGACGATGCCGGACTCGGCCAATGGGCTATCCACGACCCGTTCTGGACCGAATCGGCTCAGCAGCCCGTCGGTCACCCGGAAGATCCCGCCATCCACGCCGATGTCTTCACCGATCAGCAGTACGGAAGGATCGCGGTCCATTTCCTGGCGCATCGCCAAATTCAGCGCCTGAACCATCGTCAGTTCAGCCATGACGGGCCCCTTCCCCGCGTGTCGACCACTCCTGCACGAACCTGTCCTGTTGCTCCTTTAGCGCAGGCGGCTTGGATGCGTACAGGTGCTCGAACATCACGGCGGGGTCCGTGAGCGACGCCATTCGGTCCTCCCATGCATGAAGTGCCGTCTTGATGCGAGCGGATACCGCTTCTTCCGCCGCTTCGACATCCTTCTCCGCCAGCATGCCCAGATTTCGCAGGTACGTTTGAAAACGAGAGAGCGGATCACGACGCTCCCACGTTTTGACCTCTTCCTCTGACCGATATTTGGACGGATCGTCCACCGTCGTATGAACCGACAGGCGGTAGGTAACACATTCGATCAAAGTCGGCCGGTTCTCCGCACGCGCCCGTTCGGCCGCCTCTTTTGCCGCAACATATACTGCCAACACATCGTTGCCGTCGACCTGGAGGCACGGCATCTCATACGCGATGGCCTTCTGGGCGAGCGTGCGGGAGGATGTTTGTTTCGCGCGCGGCATCGAGATGGCATAGTGATTGTTCTGGCAGAGAAAGATTACCGGGCAGGCCAGAACGCTGGCGAAGTTCAGCGCTTCATGAAAATCGCCTTCGGAGGTGGCGCCATCCCCGAAGAAGGTCAGCACGATGGCGCCACTTTTCTTGAGCTTTCCCCCGTAAGCGAGTCCCGCCGCATGGAGCATTTGAGACCCGACGGGCACGCTCGGAGGCAAAAAGTTCTGCCCATCCGGCACACGCCCGCCTTCGTTATAGCCTGCATTGTAGAGCAACACTCCTTCCAGCGGCAGGCCCCTCCAGACGAGCGCTGCGGTTTCCCGAAATGAGGGGACGACCCAATCCTGTTCGCTGAGTACCGCCGCCGCACCGACCTGCGCCGCTTCCTGACCTTTGACTGGGGCGAAGGTGCCAATGCGGCCTTGCCGCTGCAGGCTCAGCATGCGCTCGTCGAAGCGGCGAGCCAGCAGCATTGCATCGTGCAGACGACGCAGGAAATCTTGGGGCAATTTGGGCTCCAACTTGGCATCGACCTGACCGTCCTCGTCCAGGATGGACAGGAACTCGACGGCCGGCGGTGTATAGGTAGTCTTGCGTGGCACCGTGACCTCCTCCGATAGCAGGATGTTGAAAAAGTCCGCCAGCTTTGTTCTCGCATCGCTCACAGGCTCAACGTACGGAGAGGAGTACGATTCGCCTCTTCGCTCGCTGCGGCCGCGGACGGGAGCAGGCGCGCCTCCAACGCGCCGGGGCTGGGCGGGTGAGAACGGAGCCATTTTGAACATCCCGCGGGGCTTTCTTCGGCTGTTCCGTGAGTCGATTACAGACCACACAAATAACAGGCAGCTCAATATCCTTCATCAACAGCCTACTAGATATGAATGGCCCGCCCGTGCGCGGCCAAGGCCGCCTCCCGCACAGCCTCGTTGACCGTGGGGTGAGCATGGGACATCCGACTCAGTTCTTCGACCGACGCACCGAACTCCATGGCCGCGACAAGCTCATGGATCGTGGTCCCGGCGTCGGGCCCCAAAATATGCGCGCCCAGGATGAGATCCGTCTTCTCATCGGCCAGCACCTTCACGAAGCCATCGAGATCGCCAGTGCAGCGTCCCCGACTATTGGCGCGATAGGGAAAGCGCCCAGCCCGGTAGGTCACACCGTTCGCTTGCAGCTCGTCCTCTGTCCGGCCGACGCTGGCGACTTCCGGCCATGTATAGACCACTGCCGGAATGGCGTCATAATTGACGTACCCGGTCCGCCCGGCGATGCCGTCAATGCAGGCCACGGCTTCGTCCATGGCCTTGTGCGCCAGGAGAGGTGGTCCGGCCACGTCACCGATGGCGAAGACCCCTTCTGTCGTGGTGCGGAACTGACGGTCGATCTTGATAAATCCATGTTCGTCAACGTCGATGCCAGCCTGTTCGAGTCCCAGCCCGTCGGTCGACGGACGCCGACCGACGGCGATCAAGAGGTGCGAGCATTGCAGAGTCTCCAGCCGACCTTCCCCGGACGAAGCGAGGCTCACTTCAATGGTCTCTCCCAGCCGCCGTGCCGCCGCAACCTTCGTCTGCAAGCGCACGGTCAGCCCCTGCTTCTCCAAAATCCGTTGCAGTTGTGTTGCGAGTTCGTGGTCCATACCGGGAAGCAACCGATCCGTCATTTCAAGGCACGTCACCCTCGAGCCCAGCCGCGCCCAAACCGATCCGAGTTCCAACCCGATATAGCCCCCGCCGATGACAACCAGATGTTCTGGAACTTCGGGTAAAGCCAGCGCCCCTGTGGAGGTCACGATCCGCTGTTCGTCGATCGGGATATCCTTCAGCGCAATCGGGGCTGATCCCGTCGCGACCACGATGGAGGGGGCCTCGATGTCCCTGGTTCCGCCCTCCGACGCCGAAACGGCGACCCGGCCCACGGTCAACCGGCCACGCCCCTGGATCCGCTCGATTTTGTGCTTTCGGAACAGGTGATCGATCCCGCTGGTCAACGTTCGGACCGCTTCCGACTTCTGCCGCATCATGGCAGGGAGGTCCAACGAAAGGCCCTCGATCACAATTCCGTGTCGTCCCCATCGCTCTTTGGACTCCCAAAAGTATCGCGAAGAATTCAGCAGCGCCTTCGACGGGATACAGCCGACGTTCAAGCACGTTCCGCCCAGCGCCGGCCGGTCTTCAATACAGATCACGCGCATTCCGGCTTGGGCGGCTCGGATCGCGGCCACATAGCCACCCGGCCCGCCGCCGATTACCACCACATCAGCATCTGACGATTGATTCATACCAGGCACTTCCCGCCAGGACCCATGGATTGCCCTCGTGTCGAAGGTCTGTCACGATGAGGGCCACGTCGGCGTACCAAGCGATCAACGCCTCTTTTTGAGCGCTTCCGTGATCTCTGTTCTTTTTTGTTGCCGCTTGGCCGCTTCTACTTTTCGCACTAAGGGACTTGCAGCCGGTGAGCCTTCGTTTCCCTGCCGGCGCCTGACCGCCTCGGAGGATCGCTGGGACTCCTCCAATGCCGCCGTAATGTCCTCCGCTTTCTTACGCCGCTTTGCTGCCGCGACGGTACGTGCCAGTGGACTTGCGTAGGTCGACCTTGTGGTCGTGGTCTTCGGTTGCTTGGTCTTGCTTCGTCCAGCCATAGGGATCTCCCTTCCTTCTCACGCCGTCGCTCGGATGCAGACTTGCTCCCGTGGTCACGATCCGGTCGCGACATGTTCAGCCTAGGCCTCCTTCTTCAAACTCACCATATAACTCGCCAGATCGCGCAGCTGCTGCTCGGTCAGTGGAAACTTTGGCATGATCGACCCGGGAGAGACCGACGCGGGATCCTTGTGATGGCGCACATGCCAGTCTCGATCGGGGCGACTGTCCCCGACGAAAGACAGGTCGGGGCCCACGGCTCCCCCTTCCCCGTGGATGCGATGACACGCGGCGCATCCGAACTGGGCATACACGGCCTTGCCCCGCATCACGGACGGATCGGCGCGCGACACCGCGTAGAGGTCTCTGAGCGAGATGCCGAGAAGAGCAAAGACCACGAAGAGAAACACCATCCCGCCGCCGATGGCAACGGGACGACGGACCGGATTGCGTGCGGGATTGCGATCGATGAAAGGCCAGAACAACATGACGAGAATGACGATCGCCGGCAGCACCCAGGTAGCCAACGGTTCCAATGGTCCGTGCACGTACTTCAGCAGCTCGTAATAAAACAGGAAATACCATTCCGGAACCGGAACGAAGCTCGTGTCGGATGGATTGGCTTTGTCAGCCAGGGGAAACGGGAGCCAAATCGCCAGCGCCGCAATGACCAGAAAGACGCCGAGCATCACCACCGCGTCCATGTAGACCTGCCGTGGATAAAATGCTTCGTGACGCAGCTCGGCCCGTTGATCGGTCCAAGGACCGGCAGGACCGACTCGACGGAGTATGAACAAGTGCACCGCGATCAGACCCATCAGGAGCGCGGGCAGAAACAACACATGCACCGCGAAGAACCGGGAGAGCGTCAGCGCGCCCAGTGTGTCGCCCCCGCGCATGACTTTCATCAGAAATTCACCGATCAGCGGCACGGTGCCCACCATATTGATGCCGATGTGCGTGGCCCAGTAGGCGGTTTGATCCCACGGAAGCAGATAGCCTGTAAAGGCAAACGCCATCACGATGAGGAACAGCACCACGCCCGCCATCCACATGGCCTCCCGCGGTGGTTTGTAGGCGCCGTAGAGGAACGTTTGGAGCATGTGCAGCCCGATGGCGACGACCATCCCCGAGGCCCCCCAGTGGTGCAGTCCGCGTACAAACGCGCCGAACGTCACCTCCGATTCAATGAACTGAATGCTGTCATACGCATGGTCGGGTGTCGGGGCGTAGTACACGGCGAGGAACATTCCCGTGACCGCTTGGAGGGCGAACAAGAAGAGGGTCGCGGAGCCGAACACATAAATCCAACTGGCCCCGCCGGGGATCGGTTCGTCG harbors:
- a CDS encoding pyruvate dehydrogenase (acetyl-transferring) E1 component subunit alpha, which codes for MPRKTTYTPPAVEFLSILDEDGQVDAKLEPKLPQDFLRRLHDAMLLARRFDERMLSLQRQGRIGTFAPVKGQEAAQVGAAAVLSEQDWVVPSFRETAALVWRGLPLEGVLLYNAGYNEGGRVPDGQNFLPPSVPVGSQMLHAAGLAYGGKLKKSGAIVLTFFGDGATSEGDFHEALNFASVLACPVIFLCQNNHYAISMPRAKQTSSRTLAQKAIAYEMPCLQVDGNDVLAVYVAAKEAAERARAENRPTLIECVTYRLSVHTTVDDPSKYRSEEEVKTWERRDPLSRFQTYLRNLGMLAEKDVEAAEEAVSARIKTALHAWEDRMASLTDPAVMFEHLYASKPPALKEQQDRFVQEWSTRGEGARHG
- the lpdA gene encoding dihydrolipoyl dehydrogenase, with protein sequence MNQSSDADVVVIGGGPGGYVAAIRAAQAGMRVICIEDRPALGGTCLNVGCIPSKALLNSSRYFWESKERWGRHGIVIEGLSLDLPAMMRQKSEAVRTLTSGIDHLFRKHKIERIQGRGRLTVGRVAVSASEGGTRDIEAPSIVVATGSAPIALKDIPIDEQRIVTSTGALALPEVPEHLVVIGGGYIGLELGSVWARLGSRVTCLEMTDRLLPGMDHELATQLQRILEKQGLTVRLQTKVAAARRLGETIEVSLASSGEGRLETLQCSHLLIAVGRRPSTDGLGLEQAGIDVDEHGFIKIDRQFRTTTEGVFAIGDVAGPPLLAHKAMDEAVACIDGIAGRTGYVNYDAIPAVVYTWPEVASVGRTEDELQANGVTYRAGRFPYRANSRGRCTGDLDGFVKVLADEKTDLILGAHILGPDAGTTIHELVAAMEFGASVEELSRMSHAHPTVNEAVREAALAAHGRAIHI
- a CDS encoding 2-oxoisovalerate dehydrogenase subunit beta; protein product: MAELTMVQALNLAMRQEMDRDPSVLLIGEDIGVDGGIFRVTDGLLSRFGPERVVDSPLAESGIVGFSIGMALAGLRPVAELQFSGFSYFAFHQLENHAARLRWRSQGRFQVPVVVRMPYGGGVRALEHHSESREVYYAHTPGLKMVIPSTPRNARALLASAIRDPDPVVFFEPKLNYRSFREEVPDEAETIPLGESRLVREGGDVTLITYGAMVRRTLEAAERLHQEDGIESEVIDLLTLSPLDYGRFCESARKTGHVVIVHEAPQTFGPGAEIIACLVERSFLYLEAPVRRVSGYDVPTPYFQREQAYLPDAERIVRAVRETVRY